In Hamadaea flava, a genomic segment contains:
- a CDS encoding YbaB/EbfC family nucleoid-associated protein, with translation MFQNIDAAEEWLESWSAGVSEQAARAAQLSSRVASLTGKAESNDGSIRVTVGASGQVEKLELDDRVQRLRGADLAAEILGVMRKAQAKLSQQVAEEVQATVGADTETGRAVIHSFDTRFPQPAEDGQDGGGRHGR, from the coding sequence GAGGAGTGGCTCGAGAGCTGGTCCGCGGGAGTGAGCGAACAGGCGGCGAGAGCGGCGCAGCTTTCGTCGCGGGTCGCTTCGCTGACCGGCAAGGCGGAGAGCAACGACGGCTCGATCCGCGTGACCGTAGGCGCATCGGGCCAGGTGGAGAAGCTCGAACTCGACGATCGGGTCCAGCGGTTGCGCGGCGCCGACCTGGCCGCCGAGATCCTGGGCGTGATGCGCAAGGCGCAGGCGAAGCTGTCGCAGCAGGTCGCCGAGGAGGTCCAGGCCACCGTGGGCGCGGACACCGAGACCGGCCGCGCGGTCATCCACTCGTTCGACACAAGGTTCCCGCAGCCGGCCGAGGACGGCCAGGACGGCGGTGGCCGCCATGGCCGGTGA